A single Providencia manganoxydans DNA region contains:
- the ispB gene encoding octaprenyl diphosphate synthase, which yields MNLESIVELTSEDMSAVNEAILSQLNSDVALINQLGYYIVSGGGKRIRPMIAVLAGRSLGYSGHKHIQVAALIEFIHTATLLHDDVVDESDMRRGKQTANAVFGNAASVLVGDFIYTRSFQMMTDLDSMRVLKLMSEATNVIAEGEVLQLMNCNDPNITEDNYMQVIYSKTARLFEAAAHASAILASATPEQEKALQDYGRYLGTAFQLIDDLLDYDADNTQLGKNTGDDLDEGKPTLPLLHAMNNGTEEESAMIRQAIEQGNGRHLLEAVLATMKRCGSLEYTYTRAQQESQKAIDALSIIDDSIYKDALISLAEVAISRHS from the coding sequence ATGAATTTAGAATCTATTGTTGAACTGACTAGCGAGGATATGTCAGCGGTAAACGAAGCGATCCTCAGTCAATTGAATTCAGACGTTGCGCTAATTAACCAGCTTGGTTATTACATTGTTAGCGGCGGCGGAAAAAGGATCCGCCCGATGATCGCAGTATTGGCTGGACGATCCCTCGGCTATTCAGGGCATAAACATATCCAAGTTGCAGCCTTGATTGAATTTATCCATACCGCAACATTATTGCATGACGATGTGGTTGATGAATCTGATATGCGGCGGGGTAAACAAACGGCGAATGCTGTCTTTGGAAATGCAGCTAGCGTTCTTGTCGGAGACTTTATTTATACGCGATCCTTTCAAATGATGACGGATCTGGATTCAATGCGTGTATTAAAGCTAATGTCAGAAGCGACTAACGTGATCGCTGAAGGTGAAGTTTTACAGCTGATGAACTGCAACGATCCCAATATTACTGAAGATAACTATATGCAGGTGATCTACAGTAAAACAGCGCGTTTATTTGAAGCTGCTGCTCATGCTTCTGCTATTTTAGCATCGGCAACGCCCGAACAAGAAAAAGCACTCCAAGACTATGGCCGCTATCTCGGCACTGCATTTCAATTAATCGATGATTTACTCGATTATGATGCAGATAACACTCAGTTAGGGAAAAATACGGGCGACGATCTTGATGAAGGAAAACCAACGCTTCCTCTTCTCCATGCCATGAATAATGGTACTGAAGAAGAATCAGCAATGATCCGCCAAGCAATTGAACAAGGTAATGGCCGCCACCTGTTAGAAGCCGTGCTTGCAACCATGAAACGTTGTGGTTCTCTTGAATATACCTATACTCGGGCACAACAAGAATCACAAAAAGCCATTGATGCTTTGAGTATCATTGATGATTCAATATACAAAGATGCGCTTATCAGCCTCGCCGAAGTCGCTATTTCACGTCACTCGTAG
- a CDS encoding DNA-binding protein, with amino-acid sequence MKKMWFTAKELAGLEGLPTSPQGINLMARREGWKNRRKRGVQGKAVEYYLDSLPGEIQNQLSLAEPTVGYQSHRMDGSQIWTEAYYQLTETERDKVVKYILRYGLSSLLVQIDKEEKGEE; translated from the coding sequence ATGAAAAAAATGTGGTTCACTGCGAAAGAATTAGCAGGTTTAGAAGGCTTACCTACCTCTCCTCAAGGCATCAATTTAATGGCAAGAAGAGAAGGGTGGAAAAATCGTCGTAAGCGTGGTGTGCAAGGTAAAGCGGTAGAATATTATCTCGATAGCTTGCCAGGGGAAATACAGAACCAATTGAGTCTTGCTGAACCTACTGTTGGCTATCAAAGCCATAGAATGGATGGCTCTCAAATCTGGACGGAAGCGTATTACCAGCTTACAGAAACCGAACGAGATAAAGTGGTTAAATATATTCTGCGTTACGGTTTGTCATCATTATTGGTTCAGATAGATAAAGAAGAAAAAGGGGAAGAATAG
- a CDS encoding DNA-binding protein: protein MQKEWLTAKELVGLKGLPMTTQGINAMARRENWLCRKRRGIQGKALEYHINSLPEGLFEPSSVYEAPMSYQVKHHDSAFIWQEIYNQLSTAERGKILAFIMREGVIALVDLINKK from the coding sequence ATGCAAAAAGAATGGTTAACAGCGAAAGAGTTAGTCGGTTTAAAGGGATTACCAATGACGACTCAAGGTATTAATGCAATGGCGCGTAGAGAAAATTGGCTATGCCGTAAGCGGCGAGGCATCCAAGGTAAAGCACTCGAATATCATATTAATAGTTTACCAGAAGGCTTATTTGAACCTTCCTCTGTTTATGAAGCGCCTATGTCTTATCAAGTAAAGCACCATGACAGTGCATTTATTTGGCAAGAGATTTACAACCAACTTTCAACAGCAGAGCGCGGTAAGATATTGGCATTTATTATGCGTGAAGGCGTAATCGCATTAGTAGATTTAATTAATAAAAAATAA
- a CDS encoding helix-turn-helix domain-containing protein, which yields MILRKSDWHPADIIAALRKRGTTLAAISRHAGLSSSTLANALSRPWPKGEWIIANFLEIHPSEIWPSRYFNPVTGELLERKVRDKPQLQS from the coding sequence ATGATTTTACGGAAATCGGATTGGCACCCAGCAGATATTATTGCGGCTTTACGTAAGCGAGGCACAACTTTAGCCGCGATTTCTCGCCATGCGGGACTGAGTTCATCAACACTTGCTAATGCATTATCTCGTCCATGGCCAAAAGGTGAATGGATTATTGCTAATTTCCTCGAGATCCATCCCTCTGAAATATGGCCAAGTCGCTATTTCAATCCAGTTACAGGTGAATTGTTGGAAAGAAAAGTAAGAGATAAGCCACAGTTACAGAGTTGA